The genomic interval attaaagttattcaacatAACTTACCTTAACATCTATGGCAGACCTGTGATGACTGGGACGGACATGACCGGGGCAATAGAGGATGCTTTTCGGGTGCTCAGAGGAATCGCGCCATTAGTTTTCGTGGTGTATCTGTTGCTGTCCTGAAGTATGCCAGCATCCCAAACAAGCGCGCATCTCTACGCGCACAGCACGCGATAGAATGCTCTAAGCGACGCTCTGATTGGTGCGCCAAAGCGTGTCGCCCTTAAAATACCTGAACACTGGTCTTTATACACCCTATACAACTGGATCAGCCCAGGGCGGCAAAATCATCCAAATCCAAGGCAATAAGGCTTTGTAAAATTAGGCTGTAATAGTTCTTTAAAACCTTAAAAGGGCTATTCTTAATTGTTTTACGCAAAAACAAGTGATTAAATATGTTCACAGTTATATAAGTTATAGCCTATATTAAcctataatatatttatagttAACCTATTAAAATAGTTGTTATAACTAATGTAATTAGCCTCCAGTTTCTAGTGtgactaaaaaataaaaacagccaCCACTGtcttcaaaaacataaatacaagaTTTTAAATTAGAGATCTGATTCCatgttcatttattattttacagtagtaaAAATAGCTGTAGCAGCTATGGTATTTTCATAGAAATTACTGTACATTTACCTGGCCGTTTATGTTCAGATAATGTTCACAGTGtcttgttttcaatgagtgagCGCCATCTGCTGGCCtaaaatactaaaatataaCAGCACTGTCTGCATCTAGTGCTTTTGTCAACACATGAAAGAAACACTGTCACAAAATGAATGAGGAATGTTTTATTAAGCTGCTGAATACATCTTATAAAAATGCAGTCAATTTATAAAGCATTTGAGTCTGTAGCGCTTTGTTCTAAATAGTCTACATCTCAAAGTCTGCATCCGCTGGTAGGAATGCATCAACTCCTACCTGTTCATTTGACTGTGATGCATTATTTCACACTGAATTATTTCACTTGCTGGTCTTGATAATAATCGAGCTGTCTGTGACTTTGGTATTAAAGAATTCAACCATGAACTGGTTCTTCAGTCTGTGGAGGAAATGAATGTATCTCACCCCCGGCCCATACTTGGAGAACACATGGGAGACCTATGCACATGAACATGTTATGTGGACACATGTATATAAAATActtatgaatataaatatatgaatatatacatgTGTGCTACCTTTTTCCAGGTGTGTGAGTAGCACCCCAGGTTCTCTTCGGGATTATATGAATGCTGCTTGATGACCGTCTTAGCATCAGCACCCAAGAGCTTCACTTCGAGCTGATAGATAGATTTATGAAGCTGGCTTTCCTCATACCTACACATGAAGGGAAACACCCAGACATTAAAAAATGAAAGGGCATATTAAAGCTGCCATTTAAGCTGAAATGATGATGTGTAAAGAACTATGACCACCACAGACATGACAAATGTAACCTCAAAAAATAATTGCAACAATGCAACTGTttctaaaatacaaaatacatgtCACAGATTAAATTGCTCAGATGTGTCAGAAATTCATTCAGAATCCTTTGTGCTTTTTGTCCCTTTTTCTTTAGCTGTCTGAATATGTGGACATagatagcataacagcttttgaCTGATATCGTGTTTGATTTTTGACTCTTCTTTTCAGCTCAGTTTGCAATTACTGTTATTGAAGATCGCTTAAACTGCAAATACCTCATTTTATAAGTAGGCTATTTCATAACTTACCAGTCCTTAATGACTATCTCAGGCTGAAACTCATCTAGCAGTTGGTCCCACAGACCCTCTGCCTTCAGGTCTACTTGCTGCTCTAGAGAAAACCACCTGATGTAAAGAAGCACAAAGGCTATATTAGACAGAATATATGACCATCTCAACCT from Pseudorasbora parva isolate DD20220531a chromosome 3, ASM2467924v1, whole genome shotgun sequence carries:
- the nccrp1 gene encoding F-box only protein 50 codes for the protein MAEGWKQKCNSQWKLGAHGVPMPDSVNWKSVYEKKPFERNLLQNPSPYGVNHTVPPPEPHRSGMPPPPDQPPQFEPDGNFSGWKTSTEVLPYDTSGIPPGVAVCHLPQYRWFSLEQQVDLKAEGLWDQLLDEFQPEIVIKDWYEESQLHKSIYQLEVKLLGADAKTVIKQHSYNPEENLGCYSHTWKKVSHVFSKYGPGVRYIHFLHRLKNQFMVEFFNTKVTDSSIIIKTSK